Proteins from one Listeria weihenstephanensis genomic window:
- a CDS encoding peptide MFS transporter: MRAIKDSSGKTFFGHPRGLATLFFTEFWERFSYYGMRAILIYYMYTAVVDGGLGFSQATATAIMSIYGSLVYMSGVIGGWTADRLLGPRRTIFYGGVLIMIGHIALSFPGGATALFVSMFFIIIGTGFLKPNVSNVVGDLYPKGDQKRDAGFSIFYMGINLGAFIAPFIVTNVSNSANSYHAGFGVAAVGMAVGLIVYVITGKMYLRDAGKKVPNPLKSSEKKKMSGLALGLLAAIAAIGTIVAWLQGEFTLQTVIMTVTIMGVIIPLIYFIVMMTSKKTTKDERSRLTAYIPLFLISVMFWMIEEQGSTTLALFTANRTDLSVGSFTLDPGLFQSLNPMFIIILSPIFAWIWTKLGKRQPGTPRKFALGLFFAGLSFVIMMLPGILAGNTTTAVSPMWLVLSFFICIVGEMCLSPVGLSATTKLAPAAFASQTMSVWFLSDSMAQAFNAQTTQFFNADTEILYFGIFGFGAVAFAILLFLGAPLLKKYMRGVD; encoded by the coding sequence ATGAGGGCGATTAAAGATAGTAGTGGTAAGACGTTTTTCGGCCATCCGCGGGGGTTGGCGACGCTATTCTTCACGGAATTCTGGGAACGTTTTTCTTACTATGGTATGCGTGCTATTCTTATTTATTATATGTATACAGCGGTTGTCGATGGCGGGCTCGGATTTTCTCAGGCGACAGCAACAGCGATTATGTCGATTTACGGTTCGCTTGTTTACATGTCTGGCGTTATCGGTGGTTGGACGGCGGATCGGCTTTTAGGGCCACGTCGAACGATTTTTTATGGTGGTGTCTTGATTATGATAGGGCATATTGCGCTGTCATTTCCAGGAGGCGCGACGGCTTTATTTGTGTCGATGTTCTTCATTATCATTGGTACCGGCTTTTTGAAACCGAACGTATCGAATGTTGTTGGTGATCTTTATCCAAAAGGAGATCAAAAACGCGATGCTGGTTTTAGTATTTTTTACATGGGGATAAACTTGGGTGCTTTTATCGCGCCATTTATCGTCACCAACGTGTCGAATTCGGCGAATAGTTATCATGCTGGATTTGGTGTTGCAGCTGTCGGTATGGCTGTGGGACTCATTGTATACGTCATTACTGGGAAAATGTATTTACGCGATGCTGGGAAGAAAGTGCCCAATCCGCTTAAAAGTTCCGAGAAGAAGAAAATGTCTGGATTGGCGTTGGGGTTATTGGCGGCAATTGCAGCGATTGGAACGATTGTAGCGTGGCTTCAAGGTGAATTCACATTGCAAACGGTTATTATGACAGTGACGATTATGGGTGTTATTATCCCGCTGATCTATTTCATTGTGATGATGACAAGTAAGAAAACGACGAAGGACGAACGTTCGCGACTTACGGCTTACATACCGCTGTTCCTCATCTCGGTCATGTTTTGGATGATTGAAGAACAGGGATCAACAACACTTGCGCTCTTTACTGCGAACCGAACAGATCTCAGTGTGGGGAGTTTTACACTTGACCCAGGATTATTCCAGTCACTAAATCCGATGTTCATCATTATTTTATCACCGATATTTGCTTGGATTTGGACGAAACTCGGCAAACGGCAACCAGGAACACCGCGAAAATTTGCGCTGGGTCTGTTTTTTGCAGGGCTATCGTTTGTGATTATGATGTTGCCGGGAATTCTGGCGGGAAATACAACGACCGCAGTGAGTCCGATGTGGCTAGTGCTGAGCTTCTTTATCTGTATCGTGGGTGAAATGTGCTTGTCACCGGTTGGCTTATCCGCAACGACAAAACTAGCGCCAGCGGCATTTGCATCGCAAACGATGAGTGTTTGGTTCTTGTCGGACTCGATGGCACAGGCGTTTAACGCGCAAACGACGCAGTTCTTTAATGCAGATACGGAGATCTTATATTTCGGTATTTTCGGATTTGGAGCGGTTGCTTTTGCGATTTTACTATTCCTTGGCGCGCCACTTTTGAAGAAATATATGCGTGGTGTCGACTGA